Proteins encoded within one genomic window of bacterium:
- a CDS encoding prepilin-type N-terminal cleavage/methylation domain-containing protein yields the protein MNRHSDRGFSMLEMLIAVLIASILVAVTYTSWRNYTAQQRLRYGAIQVASGLREAEERAKAERAAYTVTFTASASTYVIKRVAGGFLENAALPNGVAPQASDTVTFSAFGQPDAAHTVTLQNNTGTKTASVDSAGGITYQNP from the coding sequence GTGAACAGGCACTCGGACCGCGGATTCTCCATGCTGGAGATGCTGATCGCCGTGCTGATCGCCAGCATCCTCGTGGCGGTGACCTACACCTCATGGCGGAACTATACCGCGCAGCAGCGGCTGCGGTACGGCGCCATCCAGGTGGCCTCCGGACTGCGCGAAGCTGAGGAGCGGGCCAAGGCCGAGCGGGCGGCCTACACGGTCACGTTTACCGCCTCCGCCTCCACGTACGTGATCAAGCGAGTCGCGGGCGGTTTTCTGGAGAATGCGGCCCTGCCGAACGGCGTCGCCCCTCAGGCCTCCGATACGGTCACGTTCTCCGCATTCGGGCAACCCGACGCCGCGCACACCGTGACCCTTCAGAACAACACTGGGACGAAGACGGCGTCGGTAGACTCCGCGGGAGGGATTACCTACCAGAACCCGTAA
- the gcvH gene encoding glycine cleavage system protein GcvH, whose product MYPKELRYSKEHEWAKVEGTRVRVGITKFAADRLSDVVYVELPKVGSEVAFMQTFGVVESVKAVSDLYSPVSGKVVEINQALVEKPEVINTDPYGEAWMIVVEPRDPGELKRLLDADAYMALIGERQS is encoded by the coding sequence GTGTATCCAAAAGAACTGCGGTACTCCAAAGAGCACGAGTGGGCCAAGGTCGAAGGAACGCGTGTCCGCGTCGGCATCACCAAGTTCGCGGCCGACCGCCTCTCGGACGTGGTCTACGTGGAGCTGCCCAAGGTCGGCAGCGAGGTGGCGTTCATGCAGACGTTCGGGGTGGTGGAATCGGTGAAAGCGGTGAGCGACCTGTACTCGCCGGTGTCGGGCAAGGTGGTGGAGATCAATCAAGCGCTGGTGGAGAAGCCCGAGGTGATCAACACGGACCCTTACGGTGAGGCCTGGATGATCGTGGTGGAGCCGCGCGATCCGGGCGAGCTCAAGCGGCTTCTCGACGCCGACGCCTACATGGCCCTGATCGGAGAGCGGCAGTCGTGA
- a CDS encoding phosphoribosyltransferase produces the protein MNPHEGAGTRFRDRRDAGEQLARQLGALNLGPATVLAIPRGGVIVADAIVRTFGWPLDVVIPRKLRAPRNPELAFGAVTGDGTVYLDARLARTLHVTDEYLRDEITAQIAEIGRRRVAYRGDRPEPDLRSRTAVLVDDGLATGATAIASVRALRHQLAREVAVAIPVGPPEAIRRLETEVDRVVCLLRPSAFVAVGEFYEDFHQAGDEEVVACLEQAWMKPEVS, from the coding sequence ATGAATCCGCATGAGGGAGCGGGTACGCGGTTCCGAGACCGCCGGGACGCGGGGGAGCAGCTCGCCCGCCAGTTGGGCGCGCTCAACCTCGGCCCGGCGACCGTCCTGGCGATCCCCCGCGGGGGCGTCATCGTGGCCGACGCGATCGTCCGCACGTTTGGCTGGCCGCTCGACGTGGTGATCCCCCGGAAGCTGCGAGCCCCGCGCAACCCGGAACTGGCCTTCGGCGCCGTCACCGGGGACGGCACGGTCTACCTCGACGCCAGACTGGCGCGGACCCTCCATGTTACAGACGAGTATCTCCGCGATGAGATCACGGCCCAGATCGCCGAGATCGGCCGGCGGCGCGTGGCGTACCGCGGTGACCGGCCGGAACCGGATCTCAGGTCGCGAACGGCCGTGCTCGTCGACGATGGCCTCGCCACGGGGGCGACGGCGATCGCCTCGGTTCGGGCGCTCAGGCATCAACTGGCTCGCGAGGTCGCCGTCGCGATCCCGGTCGGGCCGCCCGAGGCCATCCGCCGGTTGGAGACGGAGGTGGACCGTGTCGTCTGCCTCTTGCGGCCGTCGGCGTTCGTCGCCGTCGGCGAGTTCTACGAGGATTTTCATCAGGCCGGCGATGAAGAGGTGGTGGCCTGCCTCGAACAGGCCTGGATGAAGCCCGAGGTGTCGTAG
- the gcvPA gene encoding aminomethyl-transferring glycine dehydrogenase subunit GcvPA, with product MKYIPATPSERTRMLRSIGVRAIDDLFNDIPKELRLRGPLDLPPAMPDPDLLAHARRLAGRNADCDRLISFLGAGAYDHFVPSTVAHLALKPEFLTAYTPYQAEIMQGELQAIFEYQTLMCELTGMDVANASMYDGASALGEAARMAADLTTRTRIVVSTAVHPEYRQVLRTFTSHLRVTVDDLATTGGITDPAAAREAMTDETAALIIQSPNFFGCLEDGEALAKAAHDRGALLVVAVADPISLGLVRAPGEYDADIVTGEGQALGNALNFGGPYLGMIATREAFVRRLPGRLVGRTVDTEGRPGYVLTLQTREQHIRRARATSNICTNESLNALVAAVYLSTLGRQGIQHVAELNARKAHYAKQRIAALRGYRVAFEAPTFNEFVVRCPVSPEEINRRLLEHQILGGLPLGRFYPDFADGWLLCVTESRTRDEIDQLVGYLEALQ from the coding sequence GTGAAGTACATCCCGGCCACCCCCTCGGAGCGGACGCGCATGCTGCGGTCTATCGGCGTCCGCGCGATCGACGACCTGTTCAACGACATCCCGAAAGAGCTCCGGCTTCGGGGGCCGCTCGACCTGCCGCCGGCGATGCCGGATCCCGATCTGCTCGCGCACGCCCGCCGGCTCGCGGGCCGCAACGCCGACTGCGACCGGTTGATCAGTTTCTTGGGGGCCGGGGCGTACGACCACTTCGTGCCCAGCACGGTGGCGCACCTCGCGCTCAAGCCCGAGTTCCTGACCGCCTACACGCCCTATCAAGCCGAGATCATGCAGGGCGAGCTGCAGGCGATCTTCGAGTACCAGACCCTGATGTGCGAGCTGACCGGGATGGACGTCGCCAACGCCTCCATGTATGACGGCGCGAGTGCGTTGGGCGAAGCGGCCCGCATGGCGGCCGACCTGACAACACGGACGCGGATCGTGGTGAGCACGGCGGTCCACCCGGAGTACCGGCAGGTGCTGCGCACGTTCACGAGCCATCTGCGCGTCACCGTGGACGACTTGGCCACCACAGGCGGGATCACCGATCCGGCGGCCGCGCGGGAGGCGATGACCGACGAGACGGCCGCGCTCATCATCCAATCGCCCAACTTCTTCGGCTGCCTGGAAGACGGCGAGGCCCTCGCCAAAGCGGCGCACGATCGGGGCGCCCTGCTGGTCGTGGCGGTCGCCGATCCGATCAGCCTGGGGTTGGTCCGCGCCCCCGGCGAGTACGATGCCGACATCGTCACCGGAGAGGGGCAGGCCCTCGGCAACGCGCTCAACTTCGGAGGCCCCTACCTCGGGATGATCGCGACGCGGGAGGCGTTCGTCAGGCGGCTCCCCGGGCGGCTCGTCGGCCGGACGGTCGACACCGAGGGGCGGCCGGGGTACGTCCTGACGCTGCAGACCCGCGAGCAGCACATCCGCCGGGCGCGGGCCACGAGCAACATCTGCACCAATGAGTCGCTCAATGCGCTGGTCGCCGCCGTCTACCTGTCGACCCTAGGACGTCAGGGCATCCAGCACGTCGCGGAGCTCAACGCCCGGAAGGCGCATTACGCCAAGCAGCGGATCGCGGCGCTTCGCGGGTATCGCGTGGCCTTCGAGGCTCCGACGTTCAACGAGTTCGTGGTGCGGTGCCCGGTCAGCCCCGAGGAGATCAACCGGCGGCTCCTCGAGCACCAGATCCTCGGCGGCCTGCCGCTCGGCCGCTTCTACCCGGACTTCGCCGATGGCTGGCTCTTGTGCGTCACCGAGTCCCGCACCCGCGACGAGATCGATCAACTGGTGGGGTACCTCGAGGCGCTCCAATGA
- a CDS encoding DUF4446 family protein translates to MFTSPGEAQAWLVVLALLSAIEALIILVALGRLLRSRRVPAGGKIPPDEVLSREISEIVTRLAALEQSVGRVADTLPRSIQGVGVVRYNPFPDMGSNMSFSLALLDGHANGVVVSVLTNRDSSRVYGKAVERGSSSYPLSDEERQALALARNDRR, encoded by the coding sequence GTGTTCACATCGCCCGGCGAAGCGCAGGCGTGGCTCGTCGTTCTCGCACTCCTCTCGGCGATCGAAGCGCTGATCATTCTCGTTGCGCTGGGTCGCCTCCTAAGATCCAGGCGCGTGCCGGCGGGCGGGAAGATTCCCCCCGACGAGGTGCTCAGCCGGGAGATCTCGGAGATCGTCACCAGGCTGGCGGCGCTCGAGCAGTCCGTGGGCCGGGTTGCGGATACGCTGCCGCGGTCCATTCAGGGCGTGGGCGTGGTCCGGTACAATCCGTTTCCGGACATGGGCAGCAATATGAGCTTCAGCCTGGCGCTCCTCGACGGGCATGCGAACGGGGTCGTCGTGAGCGTGCTGACCAACCGCGACAGCTCGCGGGTGTACGGGAAGGCGGTGGAACGCGGATCTTCCAGTTACCCACTCTCAGATGAAGAGCGGCAGGCGCTCGCGCTCGCCCGAAACGACCGCCGCTAA
- the gcvPB gene encoding aminomethyl-transferring glycine dehydrogenase subunit GcvPB — protein sequence MSARTRAAKPPAAPPLSKRPVPVIFERGAPGRVGYSLPPSDVPEAPLDEIIPTAHRRARPAALPEVSELDIVRHYTALGRRNYSIDEGFYPLGSCTMKYNPKINEDVARQAGFARLHPYQPEELVQGALQVLWELEHDLAEISGMDRVTFQPAAGAHGELTALLMISKYFEDRGEHRTTVVVPDSAHGTNPASAAIAGFEVVEVKSDRRGNIDLEALKTALTPQVAVLMLTNPNTLGLFEEQILEVARAVHNVGAQLYLDGANFNAILGVTRPGDQGFDVMHFNLHKTFTTPHGGGGPGAGAVGVRSHLVPYLPVPTIERDGQRFTFDYARPKSIGKIRAFYGNFGNLVRAYTYIRSMGPDGLRQAAETAVLNANYVLSRLRDHYDLPYDRVCKHEFVLSGRRQRDAHHVTTKDIAKRLLDYGFHSPTIYFPLIVEEAIMIEPTETESIQTLDQFIDAMTAIAGEAETNPDLVRGAPYETPVTRLDDVAAARKPVLRWRP from the coding sequence ATGAGCGCGCGCACACGTGCCGCCAAGCCCCCTGCCGCCCCGCCGCTGTCCAAGCGGCCGGTACCGGTCATCTTCGAGCGCGGCGCGCCGGGTCGGGTCGGGTACAGCCTGCCCCCAAGCGACGTCCCGGAGGCGCCGCTCGACGAGATCATCCCCACGGCCCACCGGCGGGCCCGGCCGGCGGCGCTGCCGGAGGTGAGCGAGCTCGACATCGTGCGCCACTACACCGCGCTCGGCCGCCGGAATTACTCCATCGATGAAGGGTTCTATCCCCTTGGGTCGTGCACGATGAAGTACAATCCGAAGATCAATGAGGACGTGGCCCGGCAGGCTGGATTCGCCCGCCTCCACCCGTATCAACCCGAGGAGCTGGTGCAGGGCGCGCTGCAGGTGTTGTGGGAGCTGGAACACGATCTCGCTGAGATCAGCGGCATGGACCGCGTGACCTTCCAGCCCGCGGCCGGCGCGCACGGCGAGCTGACCGCCCTCCTCATGATCAGCAAGTACTTCGAGGATCGCGGGGAGCACCGGACCACCGTCGTCGTGCCCGACTCCGCGCACGGGACCAACCCGGCCTCCGCGGCGATCGCCGGGTTCGAGGTCGTCGAGGTCAAGAGCGACCGGCGCGGCAACATCGATCTCGAAGCCCTCAAGACCGCCCTCACGCCGCAGGTCGCGGTCCTGATGCTGACCAACCCAAACACGCTTGGGCTGTTCGAGGAGCAGATCCTCGAGGTCGCGCGCGCGGTCCATAACGTCGGCGCGCAGCTCTACCTGGACGGTGCCAACTTTAACGCGATCCTGGGGGTGACGCGCCCAGGGGATCAGGGGTTTGACGTCATGCATTTCAACCTGCACAAGACGTTCACCACCCCTCACGGCGGCGGCGGGCCGGGCGCGGGTGCAGTGGGCGTCCGATCGCATCTGGTACCGTACCTCCCGGTGCCCACGATCGAACGCGACGGGCAGCGGTTTACGTTCGATTACGCCCGACCCAAGAGCATCGGCAAGATCCGCGCGTTCTACGGCAACTTCGGCAACCTGGTGCGGGCCTACACGTACATCCGGTCGATGGGCCCGGACGGTCTCCGCCAGGCCGCGGAGACGGCGGTGCTGAACGCCAATTACGTCCTGAGCCGGCTGCGCGACCATTACGATCTTCCGTACGATCGGGTCTGTAAACACGAGTTCGTGCTGTCCGGCCGGCGCCAGCGAGACGCGCACCACGTTACGACCAAGGACATCGCCAAGCGCCTCCTCGACTACGGTTTCCACTCGCCGACGATCTACTTCCCGCTGATCGTCGAGGAGGCGATCATGATCGAGCCGACCGAGACCGAAAGCATCCAGACCCTCGACCAATTCATCGACGCCATGACCGCGATCGCCGGCGAGGCGGAAACCAACCCGGACCTCGTCCGCGGCGCCCCCTACGAGACCCCCGTCACGCGGCTGGACGATGTGGCGGCCGCGCGCAAACCCGTCCTGCGGTGGCGGCCGTAA
- the gcvT gene encoding glycine cleavage system aminomethyltransferase GcvT encodes MDEPLKRTPLYAAHVAAGARMIPFGGWEMPVQYSGIMEEHRAVRTRAGLFDVSHMGEVDLVGPGAGPLVQRLVTNDVGRVALNQAQYTPMCTPEGGVIDDLLVYHVGRDHFMLVVNAANTVEDLAWIREHAAGDVRITDRTAEIALLALQGPRAQEVLARLTAAPLEAIRYYWFLDGVEVAGRRALVSRTGYTGEDGFELYVNATHAAHVWNAVLEAGRDAGILPAGLGARDTLRLEAGILLHGNDMDKTITPLEVGLGWTVKLGKGEFIGAAALARQKSLGLSRRLVGFTLRERVIARHGFPIQENGRVVGSVTSGSFGPTVENSIGLGFVPPTDAEPGRRIAIEIRGRAVEGTVTKLPFYKRPTGGA; translated from the coding sequence GTGGACGAACCGCTCAAGCGCACACCCTTGTACGCCGCGCACGTGGCCGCGGGCGCCCGCATGATCCCGTTTGGCGGCTGGGAGATGCCCGTTCAATACAGTGGGATCATGGAGGAGCACCGCGCGGTTCGGACGCGGGCCGGCCTCTTCGACGTTTCCCACATGGGGGAGGTGGACCTGGTCGGCCCGGGCGCGGGCCCGCTGGTGCAGCGGCTCGTGACCAACGACGTCGGCCGGGTCGCGCTCAACCAGGCGCAGTACACGCCGATGTGCACCCCCGAGGGGGGCGTCATCGACGATCTGCTCGTGTACCACGTGGGACGCGATCACTTCATGCTCGTCGTCAACGCGGCGAACACGGTCGAGGACCTCGCGTGGATCCGCGAGCACGCCGCGGGGGACGTCCGGATCACCGACCGGACGGCAGAGATCGCCCTGCTGGCTCTTCAGGGACCGCGCGCGCAGGAGGTGTTGGCGCGGCTCACGGCGGCGCCCCTCGAGGCCATCCGTTATTATTGGTTCCTCGACGGCGTCGAGGTCGCCGGCCGCCGGGCCCTCGTCTCCCGCACGGGCTACACCGGAGAAGATGGGTTCGAGTTGTACGTGAACGCCACGCACGCCGCCCACGTGTGGAACGCCGTTCTCGAAGCCGGCCGCGACGCCGGCATCCTCCCAGCGGGGCTGGGGGCGCGGGATACGCTTCGGCTCGAGGCGGGGATCCTGCTCCACGGGAACGACATGGACAAGACGATCACCCCCCTCGAGGTCGGGCTCGGGTGGACGGTGAAGCTCGGGAAGGGCGAGTTCATCGGCGCGGCGGCGCTGGCGCGCCAGAAATCGCTCGGGCTCTCGCGCCGGCTCGTGGGGTTCACCTTGCGGGAGCGCGTGATCGCGCGGCATGGATTCCCTATCCAGGAGAACGGCCGGGTCGTCGGCAGCGTCACGAGCGGGAGCTTCGGGCCCACGGTGGAGAATAGCATCGGGCTTGGATTCGTTCCGCCCACGGACGCCGAGCCGGGGCGGCGTATCGCCATCGAGATCCGCGGCCGGGCCGTCGAGGGGACGGTCACGAAACTGCCGTTTTACAAGCGCCCGACGGGAGGGGCCTAG